In Equus quagga isolate Etosha38 chromosome 14, UCLA_HA_Equagga_1.0, whole genome shotgun sequence, one DNA window encodes the following:
- the LOC124225416 gene encoding olfactory receptor 52H1-like gives MMATFNLSSFNSGPFILLGIPGLEQFHIWIGIPFFIIYLVALVSNSALLYLIYMERRLHEPMFFFLSLLAATDLILSNTCVPKTFSIFWLGPQEITFPGCLTQMFFLHYSFAMDSAILLAMAFDRYVAICFPLRYTTILTRQIITKIVIGIVSRSFCIIFPCVFLLKRLPFCQTLIIPHTYCEHIGVAQLACADISINIWYGFAVPIVTVTSDLILIGISYALILHTIFNLPSQDARWKALNTCGSHVCVILIFYTPAMFSVLTHRFGHNIPHSFHILIANLYVAIPPALNPIIYGVKTKDIREKIILLFFLRGTK, from the coding sequence ATGATGGCCACATTCAACTTGAGCAGCTTCAATTCAGGCCCATTCATCCTACTGGGAATACCAGGGCTGGAGCAGTTCCACATCTGGATTGGGATTCCCTTCTTTATTATCTACCTTGTGGCCCTTGTGAGCAACAGTGCCCTTCTCTACCTTATTTACATGGAGCGCAGACTTCACGAGCCcatgttctttttcctctccctgctGGCTGCTACAGATCTCATCCTGTCTAATACATGTGTACCCAAAACCTTCAGCATCTTCTGGCTAGGTCCCCAGGAAATAACCTTTCCTGGATGCCTTACTCAGATGTTTTTTCTCCATTACAGCTTTGCCATGGATTCTGCTATTCTGCTGGCCATGGCATTTGATCGCTATGTTGCTATTTGCTTCCCTCTAAGATACACCACTATTCTCACCCGTCAGATTATTACTAAGATTGTAATTGGTATTGTCAGCAGGAGCTTTTGTATCATCTTTCCATGTGTGTTCTTATTAAAGCGACTGCCTTTTTGCCAAACACTCATCATTCCCCACACATATTGTGAGCACATAGGTGTTGCCCAACTTGCCTGTGCGGATATCTCCATCAACATCTGGTATGGCTTTGCTGTTCCTATAGTGACTGTTACATCAGACCTAATCCTCATTGGCATCTCCTACGCTCTTATCCTTCATACTATCTTTAACCTTCCATCCCAGGATGCCCGCTGGAAAGCCCTCAACACATGTGGTTCCCACGTTTGTGTCATTCTTATATTCTACACACCGGCCATGTTCTCTGTCCTCACCCACCGTTTTGGTCACAATATTCCTCACTCCTTCCACATACTGATTGCCAACCTCTATGTAGCCATCCCTCCTGCACTGAATCCAATCATTTATGGGGTGAAGACCAAGGATATTAGGGAAAAAATCATCCTACTCTTTTTTCTTAGAGGGACTAAGTGA
- the LOC124225746 gene encoding olfactory receptor 52H1-like — MYNLSCYNPGSFILVGIPGLEKFHIWIGIPFCVIYVVAIVGNCVLLYLIAVEHSLHEPMFFFLSMLATTDLILSTATVPKVLSNLWLGSQEITFSGCLTQMFFLHFSFVVDSAILLAMAFDRYVAICFPLRYTTILTPQVMIKLVVSIAVRSFSIILPDIFLLKRLPFCGTHIIPHTYCEHIGVAQLSSADISINIWYGFSVPLMTVISDVIFIAVSYSFILHAVFQLSSQGARQKALSTCGSHVCVILIFYTPAFFSILAHRFGHSVPRNVLILFANLYVAIPPALNPIVYGVKTQQIQDKFILRCSLNKKQ, encoded by the coding sequence ATGTATAACTTGAGCTGCTACAACCCTGGTTCCTTCATCCTTGTTGGAATACCTGGCCTAGAGAAGTTCCACATCTGGATTGGGATTCCTTTTTGTGTCATATATGTTGTGGCTATTGTGGGCAATTGCGTCCTCCTCTACCTCATTGCAGTTGAGCACAGCCTCCATGAGcccatgtttttcttcctctctatgCTTGCAACCACTGACCTCATCTTGTCCACTGCCACAGTGCCCAAAGTGCTCAGTAACCTCTGGCTTGGCTCCCAGGAAATAACCTTCTCTGGTTGTCTCACCCAGATGTTCTTCCTCCACTTCAGCTTTGTAGTGGATTCAGCCATCCTGTTGGCTATGGCATTtgatcgctatgtggccatctgcttCCCCTTGAGATATACCACAATCCTGACTCCGCAGGTGATGATTAAGCTTGTAGTGAGCATTGCTGTGAGGAGCTTTTCTATCATCCTTCCAGACATTTTTCTGCTGAAACGGTTACCTTTCTGCGGGACACATATCATCCCACACACATACTGTGAGCATATAGGTGTCGCTCAGCTTTCCTCTGCTGATATCTCCATCAACATCTGGTATGGATTTTCTGTGCCTCTCATGACAGTCATATcagatgtgatttttattgctgTCTCCTATAGTTTCATCCTCCATGCTGTCTTTCAACTCTCATCGCAGGGTGCCCGCCAAAAGGCCCTCAGCACCTGTGGCTCCCACGTCTGTGTTATCCTCATATTTTACACACCGGCCTTCTTCTCCATCCTTGCTCATCGCTTTGGACACAGTGTCCCTCGAAACGTGCTCATCCTGTTTGCAAACCTCTATGTGGCCATCCCTCCTGCTTTAAATCCAATTGTTTATGGAGTGAAGACCCAGCAGATCCAGGACAAATTTATCCTCCGCTGCTCTTTGAACAAGAAACAGTGA